The window ctacttttacTAGGTTTATGTAAAATACATTTCATATAATATAATGTCTCTAGTTTTTCTCTATAAAGTaatctttatttattattaacaaCACTGTCTCCATAAAAGAACATAATGCAAATGTAAAAGATGCAATCAAAACTAGTTGAACTTTGCAAATCAAAAAGTGCGACTTAGTTGAATTTAGAATAACTTTGTAATTGATACAGTTTATATTATTCGGAATCTTATACGCTGTACAGTTACACCAAGATTTACAATTACAACAACTCGTACAAAGTTGTAGAAAGTTATGAAGAAAGAGATCCAAATTTTATGGATCGGGTCTGGATGGTCCGCGAAATGGTCCTGGTTGGGTTGTAAATATGCAAAATTATGTTCGTTCCGTGgtcatttaataatttttcGAATTTAATTAAAGATTTATCTGTTTTCTAATCAATGCAGCTTCTGGTAGGTgtatttgagaatttttttctcCGGGCAGGAATACTGGAGTAATTGATTCTACTTGATTATCACGTCTGGTGAATCGGTGATACCGTTGATTGGTTTAAttagtaaaatttaaatatatgttgaCAATGAAAATGTTGACAAAGCATTTAATACCTCTCATTCGAATACAATTCTACGCTCATGAAAGCGAACATATAATTGTCTATCGAGGATCTTAATGTTTATAGCATCTTTAACCCAATGAAACTCATTTGGAGGTGcttatttttttctgattaaaaaaattaaaaaacgaaCCATTTGCGGATCACCACATGTCAGTGGGATCCACGAACAGTGCAAACAACCCACTTAAATTGGTGCTTATTTGTGCGCTATAAGCAACTATTTTTTAAGTTTCTTAAAAACATTTACACTAAACACTTGCTTCAAGCACCTGCGTTGAAGATACTCTTACAAATTCTAATGTTTACAGATTACACTGCACGCAattaatattaacaaaaatttctatatatattaatgtatctATATGATTTTGTTACCATTAAAATCACATTGCAATTGTTCCGCATGTTGACGTTCCAATCATTGTTCCATTTAATATAGTTGACCTAAAAGTTTCAACATAAATTTGAACATTacaaattttgataataaaatataatccgAATAACAACAcactatttatttataatctacgtataaaatttattaaagatgcATGCATACAACAATTTCATCATAAACTATTGCTTGATGATTGACGAATTCCAAACGAATGAACAACCATTTACgaattaaacaatatataacTCGTTATACTGAAAACCTTATGAATCACTAAAGATGTATTTTATACAACACGTCAATTTTTTTGAGACTCCAGATTCGAAGTAGTGTTTTACAACAATTTAGTTCAAATTACATACCTGGTATATAAACTTATTTATTTTCACGCAAATAACTAACCCGCAGTATTTTATTTTCAGCACACAGCTTTTAAAAGAGTGCTAATTACTATACTACTTTTTCGGGAAAACGTCTTATTCGGACCTGCAGTATGAGTCTTGGGAAAATCCATGCCTGAACAATTCAAGTTGTCTAAAACATACCCGAACTAAACGAAAATCTATATTACATACCCAGATTATTAAAGTTTGGCTTAAACATACCTCGACTTAAACGctgttaaataattattaacagTGATTAGTCAGATGCTTAGTTGGCAGATGAGTCATCATGATCAAATAATGGGCCGTCGTTTTGGTTGCGTCTTTTTgtctctcaaaaaaaaatttcacgtaagatgtgattttatttttctggtTAAGCATGTAAGGAATGAATATAAGGGCTGGACGTGTTGtgatatatgaactattttatcaaaacaaaataGTAAGTGACGATCTGGAATGGATAATGATAAACTGATAAACTGGTTTCaaacaaaaaagtattttaaatacCATACCAAAACAGTCTAGTAACATGTGTTTCGAACACCAAAATATTCAACGAATCCGCCTACCAAAGGTGTTTGCAGACAcctaaaacaagaaaaataatcgATACAGTCTTTCAGCTCTGACTTGGCTGAGTTTGAGCAGGTCCTCCTTCACCGGCACTGACCGCAATTTCCTCAGGTCTTGTAGTTTTCTGCTTCTTAGGTGGTCGAGGCTTACAAGGAACTCCGGAATTTGGGCATTTAGTACAATTATGCTCAGGTAAACCACAACGAGAACAATGCATTACACGAGCGTGTTGACTTACCTTTTTCCCTTTAGTAGGAGATTCGTTAACTCCCTTGATTCTTTGTTGAGGCTTCTTTTTACGCCCTTTAGATATCTCTCTCGGTGGGGCATGTAGTGTTGACTCGCCAGATGGTTTCCAGAACTTGATTCCTCTTACTGGTTTGATGGAGTCTGAGTATTGCTGCTGCCACTTAGAAGTCAGATACCAATGTGAAACCAAATTGTCAGTCTTATAAGTCTTCTTATGATCTGATACAATCCGGAGAGCATGTCTGCAGGGAATCCCAGTCAAATCCCACCTCCTACAGCTACATGTCCTTGCTCTCATATCAACTGCATATTTCATTCCATTCTCAGAGACTTCAAACTCACCAGTAGGTCCAGGAAGAGATGTACAATGTTTCCGAAATCTTGTCTCGGATTCAATCATCTTACTAACCTTCAAACTGAACTTCCCCTTGTGCTTCTGAATTTTCTTCTTCCTAAGATCAATACGCCTCATTGCTAGTCGTCTCATTGTCTCTAGCATCTCAACTAGTGGCATGGCACGTGCTTTCTCAAGTGTTTTATTGTATGACTCTGAATTGTTGTTGAGAGCATCTTCACAACAACATGTCGTCGTAAAAAAGGCTCTACTACAAGTCTCGGGGTTCCTGGCCATTAACGCATCGTAGACTTCTTTATCATAATCCTCCAACTCTTTCATGCTTTCTTTGTAGTCGGCTTCGTTATGACTTTCAACGACACTCCAGAACAATTTCTTCATCTGAGGCTTGTTCGGATAGATCTTCCTCAAATTCCCGTAGATATGCCTTGCACACATCCTGTGCTCAATGCTTGGTAACTCCTCATCCACAGCTATAAGCAAACCCTTCTGTCTATCTGAAACAAGTGTGAAGCCATCACCGTTTCCAAGTTTCAAATCTTTCTTCAGCTTTTGCAAGAACCAAACCCATGTGTCAGTGTTCTCTTTATGCACCACTGCCCAAGCAAGAGGGTAAATCTGGTTGTTTGCATCCCTTCCCACAGCAGCTAGAAGTTGGCCCTTAGCCATGGTTTTGAGAAAGCACCCATCTATCCCAAAAATAGGTTGACAAGAGGCTAGCCATGTCTCTCgcagaacaacaaaacaaacgtAGAAACGATCAAAAACTTCAAGTCCAGCAGCCCCAATAACGGTTCTAAGATCTGTCGACGATCCTGCATTTCTCCTGCACaccaaaaaatagatttaaatttttaaatacttAGAATATACATATCTCTGTTCaccaaatgcaaaaaaaaaaaattgcttacTTTTTAATTTCTATTTCATAGTCTTTGATCCTGCGAAATTGTTCGTCATACTCCGCTTGAATGAGGTCCAAAGCTTTCTTCCTCGCTTTTCGACATTGTTCACTAGATGGATTCAAATTGTAGCGCAGCTGAATCTGGTCTTGCAAGACTTTGGGCTTAATATCTGGATCCTCCCTCACTTCATTCAAGAACATCTTTGCAATGCGTGAATCCGATAATATCTTGCAGTGTCCATCTTTGAAACAACTATGGACATCTTGGAAAGTCTTCACCATCCATTGTGAAACAGATTCTTCAAACGAGCAATAAATCCTCCAAGAACATGGGATTTCGCCTTCATCAACTTCTACTCCACATTTTGCCTCAGATTTTATATCTCCCCATCTAGTGAATTGGATATTCCAACCTCCTTTTAATGCATACTCAAAGACTGCATCTTTAAAATCTTTTATGCTATCAAATACTTGCCTTATGTGTAACTCTCCACTGCCTCTCTTCCATCCTTCATAAGGTCTACGATTTTGTTCTTCTTCGTCGTCAGAACAAGGAGGAGTGTCTCTGTAGTTTTCATTATCTTCTCCATCAGAAATCTCACCTATAACAGCTTCTACACGAATGTCCTCTTCAAACTCATCATCCCCATTTTGattatcatcttcttcaaccTCTTCTGTCTCGCCAATATTCTGATCTTCTTCTTGAACCTCTTCATTCACTACTGCATCTTCGACATTCTCATGCTCCATATAAATTTCAACAAAATTTGTACAACAAGCCGCTTCACACATCAGTCGAAAGGTGTCACTAGCATTACCCAATATTTTCAGATCCTTCATCTTCTCATAAGGTAGTTTGTACCAGATTCTTTGACCATACAAAGGCATTGGAAAATCCTCCATCAATCCTCTAAACAGAAACTCAGCTTGTGTCTGCAGCATATGTCTTTCCCCTCCACTGTATGTGACATCTCCATCTTTTTCAGTAACAAACTTCCCACggtaatatatttgaaataccGTATCTTTTTTCTCACTGAAAATtcacaaaatatataatgagtCCGTCCAAAAccttaattaaaaattttattcaaattaccATTATATGACTTACCTCATTTTTAGAAGGCAGATGAATTATCCAGCCCTTTGTTTCCTAACTCTGATTTTGTCTGTGATTTTGGAGCAGATAAAGTGATGAAGATAAAAGAAACTTCTTGTCTGCGATTTTCTTCTAGGGATTTCAacgtgaaattttttttttgagagacACAAAAAGACGCAACCAAAACGACGGCCCATTATTTGATCATGATGACTCATCTGCCAACTAAGCATCTGACTAATCACcgttaataattatttaacagCGTTTGAGTCGAAGTATGTTTAAGCCGGATTTTATTAATCTGGATATGTAATTTAGATTTTCGTTTAGTTCGGGTATGTTTTAGACAACTTGAAATGTTCAGGCATGTATTTTCCCAAGACTTATACGGCAGGTCCGAATAAGACGTTTTCCCCTACTTTTTCTTCATCGAATTACTATACTACTCCTTATTAGTGGAACAAATGAAAGTAAAATAACAAAAGACGTAAGGTGGGTGGGTGACCGGCCGGTGAGGGAGTCGCCGTTTAAGGGAGGTAGAGATTTACAGGCTGTATGTTTTTTTCctgtaaaatttcaaattataaattaaaatatcccAGCAAATTAAAGTAGTAGCGATCGATCTATAACTTGTCCTCTTGCGACACGTAATCAACTGTCTCTTTTTGGTCCATATTTTTATGggtatttgttttgtttaagatcagcaaaatatccaaaaataataatactagTAAGTGATACAGGCTGGATTCCTCAGTCAAAAACCACCTAATCAAACCAAATGCTCATAGTCATAACCTAACCGTTAATTTCATTCTTATCTTCGTTTTTTCTCTATCATTATTAAAGTATATCTAACATTCTTCAATTATTTTAGCTTAAGAATTTAATCTATGTTTAgtgcatatatatttatatcatcaACTGCTATACATAATGCCATAATGGTCACTATTTGGAGgtttaattatatttgtaaaataaCCTACTCAGTCTCGTATATGTGTGTCGGTAAACTTAAGAGAATGGTTATTGGAAGGTTCTTAAAGTGGATTTTTAGcggaataaaaaaatatatttaagaatctGTTCTTAgctttttagttaaaagttaagaattttttttttatattccgATAAAAATTTCACCCTAAAAATCTCCAATAGTTATGCTCTAAGATATGTTATCTTGccggaaaataaaataaagccAAGCTGCATGAAGATGGCTtcatttaaaactttaaatacgAAATTAGATCTCAATAGGAGATAAACGAAGATACTAGCATAGTTaagatatatattaattataatacaTTACCTAAAAATTAATTAACCGAACGTTTAATTAGTTAATTCATCAAAAGAAATTTGACTGAATTAGTCAAGACCGTTTACagtgataaaattttatttatttataggcAAAAACGGTTTTCTTTGTTTGCTAATTCCTACAAATAAATTAGTGTAAGTTAGATATTTTATGCAGTTAAAAATATTCAGAAGATTACGCATAAACTGCCGagttttaactactttaatattttctttttcagttAATCGAAAATAAAGATTACGGGTTGAACCGGTAACCTTTTCGCAACTCCTCGTATAAATAATACTCTCTTCTTACGCTTATCTTCTTGAAGCCTTTTAAAACTCCCAacgacaaaagaaaaaacagaacATAACCGATAAGAAGATCCGGCGATGTCAGGTCCGTCCCGAAAGAATATGGAG of the Brassica rapa cultivar Chiifu-401-42 chromosome A03, CAAS_Brap_v3.01, whole genome shotgun sequence genome contains:
- the LOC103862681 gene encoding uncharacterized protein LOC103862681, coding for MSEKKDTVFQIYYRGKFVTEKDGDVTYSGGERHMLQTQAEFLFRGLMEDFPMPLYGQRIWYKLPYEKMKDLKILGNASDTFRLMCEAACCTNFVEIYMEHENVEDAVVNEEVQEEDQNIGETEEVEEDDNQNGDDEFEEDIRVEAVIGEISDGEDNENYRDTPPCSDDEEEQNRRPYEGWKRGSGELHIRQVFDSIKDFKDAVFEYALKGGWNIQFTRWGDIKSEAKCGVEVDEGEIPCSWRIYCSFEESVSQWMVKTFQDVHSCFKDGHCKILSDSRIAKMFLNEVREDPDIKPKVLQDQIQLRYNLNPSSEQCRKARKKALDLIQAEYDEQFRRIKDYEIEIKKRNAGSSTDLRTVIGAAGLEVFDRFYVCFVVLRETWLASCQPIFGIDGCFLKTMAKGQLLAAVGRDANNQIYPLAWAVVHKENTDTWVWFLQKLKKDLKLGNGDGFTLVSDRQKGLLIAVDEELPSIEHRMCARHIYGNLRKIYPNKPQMKKLFWSVVESHNEADYKESMKELEDYDKEVYDALMARNPETCSRAFFTTTCCCEDALNNNSESYNKTLEKARAMPLVEMLETMRRLAMRRIDLRKKKIQKHKGKFSLKVSKMIESETRFRKHCTSLPGPTGEFEVSENGMKYAVDMRARTCSCRRWDLTGIPCRHALRIVSDHKKTYKTDNLVSHWYLTSKWQQQYSDSIKPVRGIKFWKPSGESTLHAPPREISKGRKKKPQQRIKGVNESPTKGKKVSQHARVMHCSRCGLPEHNCTKCPNSGVPCKPRPPKKQKTTRPEEIAVSAGEGGPAQTQPSQS